From Halapricum desulfuricans, a single genomic window includes:
- a CDS encoding ABC transporter ATP-binding protein yields MASAIELTGLTKHFGDVVALDGVDLTVEAGEIFGFLGPNGAGKSTTIDTLLDFVRPTAGAASVLGRDAQEDTLEIRRRTGVLPDAYQVYGRLTGRQHVQFAIDSKETDDDPLALLERVGIADAADRPAGGYSKGMRQRLVLAMALVGEPEILILDEPSTGLDPNGAREMRQLIREENERGATVFFSSHILEQVEAICDRVAILNEGRIVTVDTIEGLRDTAGTATQLTIRVDAVPEDSIAAIEVLEGVHSVTATGTTVTVRIENGSKTAILDVLESAGAEVLDFSTAETSLEELFAQFTTEPGRDETDAMQNAAAQPDTEADSAEVAQ; encoded by the coding sequence ATGGCATCTGCTATTGAACTTACAGGCTTGACCAAGCACTTCGGAGACGTGGTCGCGCTCGACGGCGTCGATCTCACTGTCGAAGCGGGCGAGATATTCGGGTTTCTCGGACCCAACGGGGCCGGCAAGTCGACGACCATCGACACCTTGCTGGACTTCGTCCGTCCGACGGCCGGCGCGGCGAGCGTTCTCGGCAGGGACGCTCAGGAAGACACCCTCGAGATTCGGCGACGAACCGGCGTCCTGCCGGACGCCTACCAGGTCTACGGCCGGCTGACCGGTCGCCAGCACGTCCAGTTCGCGATCGACTCCAAGGAGACCGACGACGATCCGCTGGCCCTGCTGGAGCGGGTCGGTATCGCCGACGCGGCCGACCGGCCCGCTGGCGGCTACTCAAAGGGGATGCGCCAGCGGCTCGTCCTCGCGATGGCACTGGTCGGCGAGCCCGAGATCCTGATTCTCGACGAGCCTTCGACCGGGCTGGACCCAAACGGGGCCCGCGAGATGCGACAACTCATCCGCGAAGAGAACGAACGCGGCGCGACGGTGTTTTTCTCCTCGCACATTCTCGAACAGGTCGAGGCCATCTGTGATCGCGTCGCGATCCTCAACGAGGGTCGGATCGTCACCGTCGACACCATCGAGGGACTGCGCGACACCGCCGGGACGGCCACGCAACTGACGATTCGCGTCGACGCCGTGCCCGAAGACTCGATCGCGGCTATCGAGGTGCTCGAGGGCGTCCACAGCGTGACCGCCACCGGAACGACCGTCACCGTCCGGATCGAGAACGGCAGCAAGACCGCGATCCTCGACGTGCTCGAATCCGCGGGCGCCGAGGTGCTGGATTTCTCGACCGCCGAGACGTCCCTGGAGGAACTGTTCGCGCAGTTCACGACGGAACCAGGGCGTGACGAGACCGACGCTATGCAGAATGCTGCAGCCCAACCGGACACCGAGGCTGACTCTGCGGAGGTGGCCCAATGA
- a CDS encoding ABC transporter permease subunit, translating into MSWTVIARKDFNDARRSRSLWGLSATFLLLALLFAGLYAFVPEVTADEEVSTMGLMTFLSAPVALFVAVAALVVAYKSIAGEAESGSGKLLLSLPHTRGDVVLGKIVGRSLVLAIPVLVGLVAMLAVVFVGDVSFSAADYVLFGLVTLLFVLVYVAFYVGISASTTSTARAATLSVLALVFLEFAWDIVPLGAWFVANGFQVPPGLFSGAAMPDWVAFLASMPPSSAYLNAVGGVLTGSMSGAGPWYLSQWSSLVVLGIWGIVPVVVGYLRYNRADL; encoded by the coding sequence ATGAGCTGGACCGTCATCGCACGCAAGGACTTCAACGACGCTCGCCGGTCGCGATCGCTGTGGGGGCTTTCGGCGACGTTCCTCCTGCTGGCGTTGCTGTTCGCCGGCCTCTACGCGTTCGTGCCCGAGGTCACGGCGGACGAGGAGGTCTCGACGATGGGGCTGATGACGTTCCTGTCAGCTCCCGTGGCGCTGTTCGTCGCCGTCGCGGCGCTCGTCGTCGCGTACAAGTCGATCGCCGGTGAAGCCGAGTCCGGCTCGGGCAAGCTCCTGTTGAGCCTGCCGCACACCCGCGGTGACGTCGTTCTCGGGAAAATCGTCGGCAGGTCGCTCGTGCTGGCGATTCCTGTCCTGGTCGGGCTGGTCGCGATGCTCGCTGTCGTCTTCGTGGGCGACGTGAGCTTCTCGGCCGCCGACTACGTCCTGTTCGGGCTGGTGACGCTGCTGTTCGTGCTGGTCTACGTGGCCTTCTACGTCGGCATCTCGGCCAGCACCACCTCGACCGCCAGGGCAGCCACGCTCAGCGTGCTCGCGCTCGTGTTCCTGGAGTTCGCCTGGGACATCGTTCCGCTCGGTGCCTGGTTCGTCGCCAACGGCTTTCAGGTCCCCCCGGGCCTGTTCAGCGGCGCGGCGATGCCCGACTGGGTCGCGTTCCTCGCGAGCATGCCACCCAGCTCAGCCTACCTGAACGCCGTCGGTGGCGTCCTCACGGGCTCGATGAGCGGTGCCGGTCCGTGGTACCTCTCGCAGTGGTCCAGCCTGGTCGTCCTCGGGATCTGGGGCATCGTTCCCGTCGTCGTCGGCTACCTGCGCTACAACCGCGCCGATCTCTAG
- a CDS encoding DUF998 domain-containing protein: MNEIVSDTVPVRESLATPHRRAGAFFLVLSAQFMTAIMLAAAMAPDYDFGAGAISDLGVFPETALLFNGSLVLVGALNVLGGVYFYRTHGKRWLLSLFVLAGIGAVGTGLVPLDASDAHGLFALVAFLFFNVQAIGTATWLDGPMRVLSILAGAIGLAFLVLMAIGDAGTTAAFGPIGHGGTERMIVYPVMIWLVAFGGYLLGADESVAR, translated from the coding sequence ATGAACGAGATAGTTTCTGACACGGTCCCGGTTCGCGAGTCGCTGGCCACACCTCACCGACGTGCCGGTGCGTTCTTCCTCGTGCTCTCGGCCCAGTTCATGACCGCTATCATGCTGGCGGCCGCGATGGCACCCGACTACGACTTCGGGGCCGGCGCGATCAGCGACCTGGGCGTGTTCCCGGAGACGGCGCTTTTGTTCAACGGCTCGCTCGTCCTCGTGGGCGCGCTCAACGTCCTCGGGGGCGTGTACTTCTACCGGACCCACGGCAAGCGGTGGCTCCTGTCGCTGTTCGTGCTTGCCGGCATCGGTGCGGTCGGGACCGGGCTCGTCCCGCTCGATGCCAGCGACGCCCACGGACTGTTCGCACTCGTCGCGTTCCTGTTCTTCAACGTTCAGGCGATCGGAACCGCGACGTGGCTCGACGGTCCGATGCGCGTGCTCTCGATCCTGGCTGGCGCGATCGGCCTGGCCTTCCTCGTCCTCATGGCAATCGGTGACGCCGGGACCACGGCCGCGTTCGGCCCGATCGGCCACGGCGGCACCGAGCGGATGATCGTCTATCCGGTCATGATCTGGCTGGTCGCCTTCGGCGGCTACCTGCTCGGCGCGGACGAGTCAGTGGCGCGATGA
- the rtcA gene encoding RNA 3'-terminal phosphate cyclase: MPLGSSPRTLSRLGVDGSHMLTIDGSNGGGQLLRTGLALAVRTDTPLRFESIRGSRPDPGLRPQHLAAVELLADYCDADLEGARLDSETLVFEPGESRTQTLSADIPTAGSATLLLDAVLPLATAIDAPLTVTATGGTDVKWSPPVAYVRHVKLPLLARFGLDAALERSSVGYYPAGGGEVTFRLSPSSLSPIELDERGSLAAVDVYSKASTDLEDSDVADRQADRASDRLDAADVPLGERAVEYVETDSTGSSITVRARYDRTLAGFDALGEPGRPSETVADMAVDDFERFHGTRAAVDRHMADQLLVFLALAGGRIAIPEATDHVRTHRSLLAEFGYDVSLESEGGTVTLTSSGDSAD, encoded by the coding sequence ATGCCCCTCGGTTCGTCTCCGCGAACCCTTTCCCGGCTGGGCGTCGATGGCTCACACATGCTCACGATCGACGGTTCCAACGGGGGCGGGCAGCTTCTCCGGACGGGGCTGGCGCTCGCGGTGCGGACCGATACGCCCCTCCGGTTCGAGTCGATCCGCGGCTCGCGCCCCGACCCGGGGCTCCGACCCCAGCACCTCGCGGCGGTCGAGCTGCTCGCCGACTACTGTGACGCCGATCTCGAAGGGGCCCGACTCGACTCGGAGACGCTGGTCTTCGAACCTGGCGAGTCCCGCACGCAAACGCTCTCGGCCGACATCCCGACTGCCGGCAGCGCGACGCTGTTGCTCGATGCGGTCCTGCCGCTGGCGACGGCGATCGACGCGCCGCTCACGGTGACTGCGACCGGCGGGACTGATGTCAAATGGTCGCCGCCAGTTGCGTACGTCCGCCACGTGAAGCTCCCGCTGCTCGCGCGGTTCGGACTGGACGCGGCCCTCGAACGCAGTAGCGTCGGCTACTACCCGGCGGGCGGCGGCGAGGTCACGTTCCGGCTGTCGCCGTCGTCGCTGTCCCCCATCGAACTGGACGAGCGCGGCTCGCTGGCGGCGGTCGATGTCTACTCGAAGGCCTCGACCGATCTCGAAGACAGCGACGTGGCGGACCGGCAGGCGGACCGCGCCAGTGACCGACTCGACGCGGCCGACGTTCCGCTGGGTGAGCGTGCTGTCGAGTACGTCGAGACGGACTCGACTGGGTCGTCGATCACGGTCCGGGCGCGATACGACCGGACGCTCGCCGGCTTCGACGCGCTGGGCGAGCCCGGTCGTCCGTCCGAGACGGTCGCGGACATGGCGGTCGACGACTTCGAGCGGTTCCACGGGACTCGGGCGGCCGTCGACCGACACATGGCCGATCAGCTGCTCGTGTTTCTTGCGCTCGCCGGCGGACGGATCGCGATCCCGGAGGCGACCGATCACGTCCGGACGCACCGATCGCTGCTCGCCGAGTTCGGATACGACGTCTCTCTCGAATCGGAAGGTGGCACCGTGACACTCACTTCGTCGGGTGATTCCGCGGATTGA
- a CDS encoding polymer-forming cytoskeletal protein encodes MQRQRAISGSAVLLVAIAVVAGTFSGVAAAETRSGGTVVVEEGETVDGLSTFSGTVIVRGTIDGNLDGAAGSVVIEESGVVTGDATLGGDSIRLAATANVGGEDVNPRNHPTK; translated from the coding sequence ATGCAGCGACAGAGAGCGATTAGCGGGAGTGCCGTCTTGCTGGTGGCGATCGCAGTCGTCGCGGGGACGTTCTCCGGCGTCGCGGCGGCCGAAACCAGGAGTGGCGGGACAGTTGTCGTCGAGGAGGGAGAGACGGTCGACGGGTTGTCGACGTTCAGTGGGACGGTCATCGTCCGCGGGACGATCGACGGGAACCTCGACGGGGCCGCCGGATCGGTCGTGATCGAGGAGTCGGGCGTGGTCACCGGTGACGCGACGCTCGGCGGGGATTCGATCCGGCTTGCGGCGACAGCAAACGTCGGCGGGGAGGATGTCAATCCGCGGAATCACCCGACGAAGTGA
- the pheA gene encoding prephenate dehydratase: MQTLTLGPSGTYSHRAAQSVSDDIAFTESVTDIVQAVANDEFDRGVIPIENSIEGSVTESLDSLAEYDIAVVKEIITPIRHALMARTGDFETVASHAQALAQCRGYLEEHYPDVELEAVASTARGVERAREDDSVAAIAHPDNAGDLETLATDIQDQTSNATRFLAIAGADERSPAGGKTSIVIYPNSDYPGLLLELLQPFAERDINLSRLESRPSGERLGDYVFHVDFQAGLYEDRTQAALEEIESLAENGWVRRLGSYDTEHVVSD, translated from the coding sequence ATGCAGACGCTCACGCTGGGACCGAGCGGGACGTATTCCCACCGGGCGGCACAGTCGGTCTCCGATGACATCGCGTTCACCGAGTCGGTGACCGATATCGTCCAGGCCGTCGCCAACGACGAGTTCGATCGCGGCGTCATTCCGATCGAGAACAGCATCGAGGGCAGCGTCACCGAGAGCCTCGACTCGCTGGCGGAGTACGACATCGCGGTCGTCAAGGAGATCATCACACCGATCCGCCACGCACTGATGGCCCGTACCGGTGACTTCGAGACCGTCGCGAGCCACGCGCAGGCGCTGGCCCAGTGTCGCGGCTATCTCGAGGAGCACTACCCGGACGTTGAACTCGAAGCGGTCGCGTCGACGGCACGCGGTGTCGAGCGCGCGCGGGAGGACGACTCGGTAGCTGCGATCGCTCACCCCGATAACGCGGGCGATCTAGAGACTCTTGCGACGGACATTCAGGACCAGACCTCCAACGCGACGCGATTTCTGGCCATCGCAGGGGCCGACGAGCGATCGCCGGCCGGCGGGAAGACCTCGATCGTCATCTACCCGAACTCCGATTACCCCGGACTCCTGCTGGAACTGTTACAGCCGTTCGCCGAGCGGGACATCAACCTCTCGCGGCTGGAATCGCGACCGAGCGGGGAGCGACTGGGCGATTACGTCTTTCACGTCGATTTCCAGGCCGGGCTCTACGAGGATCGCACGCAGGCCGCCCTCGAAGAGATCGAATCCCTGGCGGAGAACGGCTGGGTCCGACGGCTCGGCTCGTACGATACCGAGCACGTCGTCTCCGACTAG
- a CDS encoding Hsp20/alpha crystallin family protein, with protein sequence MPSRSDPFDDIERMFDRLSKQFADIDPVEFGSGLTGPAIDLRDEDDQLVVIVDLPGYDAEDIDVTLPDERTVHIAAEREREVEHEEGIYVRSERSHESIERSVRLPDPVTEDGTSAAYENGVLTVTLQKQHPDDEGQSIPVE encoded by the coding sequence ATGCCGTCCAGATCCGACCCCTTCGACGACATCGAGCGGATGTTCGACCGTCTGAGCAAGCAGTTCGCGGACATCGATCCCGTCGAGTTCGGCAGCGGGTTGACCGGACCGGCGATCGACCTCCGTGACGAGGACGATCAACTGGTCGTTATCGTGGATCTTCCGGGATACGATGCCGAAGACATCGATGTGACGCTCCCGGACGAGCGGACAGTCCACATCGCCGCCGAGCGCGAACGGGAAGTAGAACACGAGGAGGGGATCTACGTCCGCAGCGAGCGGTCCCACGAATCGATCGAGCGATCGGTGCGGCTCCCCGATCCGGTCACCGAAGACGGAACCAGCGCGGCCTACGAGAACGGCGTCCTGACGGTCACACTGCAGAAACAGCACCCTGACGACGAGGGGCAGTCGATCCCGGTCGAATAA
- a CDS encoding DUF7533 family protein gives MTASIVDTVGRMATAILVVPVVVAGASLLASGQTGTGGLLLAIAGVMVAISEYVKRPSDVPGTAAQRVAGWVAKTPEEENE, from the coding sequence ATGACAGCCAGTATCGTCGACACGGTCGGACGGATGGCGACCGCGATTCTCGTGGTGCCGGTCGTGGTGGCCGGCGCGAGTCTCCTCGCTAGCGGGCAGACCGGCACTGGTGGCCTATTGCTGGCGATCGCCGGCGTGATGGTTGCGATCTCCGAGTACGTCAAGCGGCCCAGCGACGTGCCTGGAACCGCCGCCCAGCGTGTGGCTGGCTGGGTCGCGAAGACGCCCGAGGAAGAAAACGAGTGA
- a CDS encoding riboflavin synthase yields MFTGIVETTGEVTEINDTDGGRRLTIESPFADLEQGQSIAVEGVCLTVEEYGEDWFSVFLAEETLDRTFFGQLAEGDGVNLERALPAEGRFDGHFVQGHVDGTAEILDIEGVGEDWRFTFSIPDEQGKYLVEKGSIAIDGISLTIAARNEDSIEVAIIPETYEVTTLSQKSVGDPVHIEVDVMAKYVERLLEADDQQPGWVETATDE; encoded by the coding sequence ATGTTCACCGGCATCGTCGAGACGACGGGCGAAGTCACAGAGATCAACGACACCGACGGCGGGCGACGGCTCACTATCGAGTCACCGTTTGCGGATCTCGAACAGGGCCAGAGCATCGCCGTCGAGGGCGTCTGCCTGACTGTCGAGGAGTACGGCGAGGACTGGTTTTCGGTGTTTCTGGCCGAGGAGACGCTCGACCGGACGTTCTTCGGCCAACTTGCGGAAGGCGACGGCGTCAACCTCGAACGCGCACTGCCCGCGGAGGGGCGATTCGACGGCCACTTCGTCCAGGGCCACGTCGACGGCACCGCCGAGATCCTCGACATCGAGGGGGTCGGCGAGGACTGGCGGTTCACCTTCTCGATCCCCGACGAACAGGGCAAGTACCTCGTCGAGAAGGGCTCGATCGCCATCGACGGCATCTCGCTGACGATCGCCGCCCGTAACGAGGATTCGATAGAGGTGGCGATCATCCCGGAAACCTACGAGGTGACGACGCTCTCGCAGAAATCTGTCGGCGATCCGGTCCACATCGAAGTGGACGTGATGGCCAAATACGTCGAGCGGCTTCTGGAAGCCGACGACCAACAACCCGGCTGGGTCGAAACGGCGACTGACGAATAA
- a CDS encoding DUF1641 domain-containing protein produces MSDTESMQAGEDFEALVEDNPEDVAALLERLDTEGTDVAALLNGSSEETNIDLGAASEASSPLSDAIDGNEAELAEGLESLAQIQRTGTLDDLLELSQVASLLMGAMDDEMVMSLSNLASELGGVADTAAEEDISRGLEDVLHSVGDVSEEEPEPVGAIGFAKALRDPEVKAGLGVALALVKALGRNVGTVEDTR; encoded by the coding sequence ATGAGCGACACGGAATCAATGCAGGCCGGCGAGGACTTCGAGGCGCTCGTCGAGGATAACCCCGAGGATGTTGCGGCCTTACTCGAACGCCTCGATACGGAGGGGACTGACGTCGCCGCACTGTTGAACGGGTCGAGCGAGGAGACAAACATCGACCTTGGTGCCGCAAGCGAGGCGTCGTCACCGCTCTCGGACGCGATCGACGGCAACGAGGCGGAACTGGCCGAGGGACTGGAATCCCTCGCGCAGATCCAGCGCACCGGCACGCTCGATGACCTGCTCGAACTGTCCCAGGTCGCTTCGCTGCTGATGGGCGCGATGGACGACGAGATGGTGATGAGCCTCTCGAACCTGGCCTCTGAGCTGGGCGGCGTCGCCGATACGGCTGCCGAGGAGGACATCTCGCGCGGACTCGAAGACGTCCTGCACTCCGTCGGTGACGTCAGCGAGGAAGAGCCCGAACCGGTCGGCGCGATCGGCTTCGCGAAGGCACTACGTGACCCCGAGGTCAAGGCCGGCCTCGGCGTCGCGCTGGCGCTCGTGAAGGCACTCGGCCGAAACGTCGGCACTGTCGAAGACACCCGATAA
- a CDS encoding NAD(P)/FAD-dependent oxidoreductase, with amino-acid sequence MTERIVIVGGGTGGTVLANRLAERLEPELETDDVEIVLINDGEKQFYKPAYLYIPFGKKEVSEATKPIPDLIPRAVDFRVDRVERIDTDRKQVTLASGGGLAYDHLVVATGSNLVPEETPGLVEGGHHFYGPEGAEALREELVEFREGHIVLSVIGVPHMCPAAPVEFTLMVDDWLRKRGLREDVEITYTYPIQRAHGLQSIADWVTPIFEERDINLETFFNVQEVDPDTQTLETMEGKSLEYDLLVGIPPHDGSDLVREAGLGDDGWVAVDQHTLEAEHAEDVYAVGDAADIPTSKAGSVAHYAAGTVADRISSRVRDQQPVTTFDGKTVCFIETGMDEATFVSFDYGSEPTMREPSKPIHWSKLGYNESYWLTARGLI; translated from the coding sequence ATGACAGAACGGATCGTCATCGTCGGTGGCGGCACGGGCGGCACGGTGCTTGCCAACCGACTCGCCGAACGGCTCGAACCGGAACTGGAGACAGACGACGTCGAGATCGTGTTGATCAACGACGGCGAGAAGCAGTTCTACAAACCGGCGTATCTGTACATCCCCTTCGGAAAGAAGGAGGTCTCGGAGGCGACCAAGCCGATCCCCGATCTGATCCCGCGGGCGGTCGACTTCCGGGTCGACCGCGTCGAGCGCATCGACACCGACCGCAAACAGGTAACACTCGCATCAGGCGGCGGGCTTGCGTACGATCATCTCGTGGTGGCGACGGGTTCGAACCTCGTCCCCGAGGAGACGCCCGGGCTGGTCGAAGGCGGACACCACTTTTACGGGCCAGAGGGTGCAGAGGCACTTCGGGAGGAACTCGTCGAGTTCCGCGAGGGCCACATCGTCCTCAGCGTGATCGGCGTACCACACATGTGTCCGGCTGCACCCGTCGAGTTCACGCTGATGGTCGACGACTGGCTGCGCAAGCGCGGGCTCCGCGAGGACGTCGAGATCACCTACACCTACCCCATCCAGCGCGCTCACGGACTGCAGTCGATCGCCGACTGGGTCACTCCGATCTTCGAGGAGCGCGACATCAACCTGGAGACGTTCTTCAACGTCCAGGAGGTCGATCCGGACACCCAGACTCTCGAAACGATGGAGGGCAAGTCCCTCGAATACGACCTGCTCGTCGGGATCCCGCCCCACGACGGGAGCGACCTCGTCCGCGAGGCCGGTCTCGGTGACGACGGCTGGGTCGCGGTCGACCAGCACACCCTGGAGGCAGAACACGCCGAGGACGTCTACGCCGTCGGCGACGCCGCGGACATCCCGACCTCGAAAGCGGGCAGCGTCGCCCACTACGCGGCCGGAACGGTCGCCGACCGGATCTCGTCCCGCGTTCGAGACCAGCAACCCGTCACGACGTTCGACGGGAAGACGGTCTGCTTCATCGAGACCGGGATGGACGAGGCCACGTTCGTCTCCTTCGACTACGGCTCCGAACCGACGATGCGTGAACCCTCGAAGCCGATCCACTGGTCGAAACTGGGCTACAACGAGTCCTACTGGCTGACTGCCAGGGGGTTGATCTGA
- a CDS encoding sulfurtransferase TusA family protein, with protein sequence MSESISPDVTVDSRGAACPGPLMDLIGKVQDADPGTVIELQTSDSGSKGDVPEWVEEAGHELLDTVEHDDYWSLYVEKTE encoded by the coding sequence ATGAGTGAATCCATTTCCCCCGACGTGACGGTCGACTCGCGTGGTGCAGCCTGTCCCGGTCCGCTGATGGACCTGATCGGCAAGGTCCAGGACGCTGATCCCGGGACCGTGATCGAACTCCAGACCAGCGACAGCGGCTCCAAGGGCGACGTGCCCGAGTGGGTCGAGGAAGCGGGCCACGAGTTGCTGGACACCGTCGAACACGACGACTACTGGAGTCTCTACGTGGAGAAGACAGAATAG
- a CDS encoding magnesium transporter, whose translation MTRRSVAIGAYREGLPALSASLVGGLIAGVVLGGMRSDLQAVEGLLVLVPALLATRGNVYGSLGARIATALHQGLLEPRVSEADERLLRAVTAAITNGLLASVFAAVVATLALVILGRPGAGLATFAAIAVVAGLLSGVALATTVVLVVFAGYRRGYNPDTLVGPIVTTAGDVFGMAALLIAVRTVAVLGGG comes from the coding sequence ATGACACGGCGGTCGGTCGCTATCGGGGCCTACCGTGAAGGGTTACCAGCGCTGTCGGCCAGCCTCGTCGGTGGTCTGATCGCAGGCGTGGTCCTCGGAGGGATGCGGAGCGACCTGCAGGCCGTCGAGGGACTGCTCGTACTCGTCCCGGCGCTGCTCGCGACGCGGGGGAACGTCTACGGCTCGCTGGGCGCACGGATCGCGACCGCACTCCACCAGGGGTTGCTCGAACCGCGTGTGAGTGAGGCCGACGAGCGACTGCTTCGAGCCGTCACCGCCGCAATAACGAACGGACTGCTCGCGAGCGTCTTCGCGGCGGTCGTTGCGACGCTCGCGCTGGTGATCCTGGGGCGTCCCGGCGCGGGGCTGGCGACGTTCGCTGCCATCGCCGTCGTGGCCGGCCTGCTCTCGGGGGTCGCGCTCGCGACGACGGTCGTCCTCGTCGTCTTCGCGGGCTATCGCCGCGGCTACAACCCGGACACGCTCGTCGGGCCGATCGTCACCACGGCCGGGGACGTCTTCGGGATGGCCGCGCTATTGATCGCCGTTCGGACCGTCGCCGTGCTCGGAGGGGGTTGA
- a CDS encoding magnesium transporter, whose translation MPTDWTIRAITRAMLPVLLVLTVIEIGSGLVLGSFEGDLLRYPSLLILVPVTIGTAGNLGSVLAARLSTAFHLGTLSFTPDDETFAGNALATVALALTVFPVVGGGAWLLAVATGGAALDPGTVVLVSSLSGAVLALLAIVVTALATYVAYRRGLDPDDVVIPVVTNLCDVLGVVVLFGVVKMVV comes from the coding sequence GTGCCGACCGACTGGACGATTCGGGCGATTACCCGCGCCATGCTCCCCGTCTTGCTGGTGTTGACCGTCATCGAGATCGGCAGCGGGCTCGTGCTGGGGAGTTTCGAGGGCGACCTGCTTAGATACCCGTCGCTTTTGATCCTCGTCCCGGTGACGATCGGCACGGCCGGCAACCTCGGGTCGGTCCTGGCCGCCCGGCTCTCGACGGCGTTTCACCTCGGAACGCTCTCGTTCACACCGGACGACGAAACGTTCGCCGGCAACGCGCTCGCGACGGTCGCGCTGGCGCTGACGGTCTTTCCGGTCGTCGGCGGCGGCGCCTGGCTGCTGGCAGTTGCGACCGGCGGTGCCGCGCTCGATCCGGGGACGGTCGTGCTCGTCTCGTCGCTGAGCGGTGCCGTATTGGCGCTGCTGGCAATTGTAGTCACCGCCCTCGCGACCTACGTCGCATACCGGCGCGGACTGGACCCCGACGACGTCGTCATCCCGGTGGTGACGAACCTCTGTGACGTGCTGGGCGTCGTCGTCCTGTTCGGCGTCGTGAAAATGGTCGTCTGA
- a CDS encoding DNA polymerase sliding clamp: protein MFNAIVSADTLQDTLDSVSVLVEECKIHLEADGLEIRAVDPANVGMVDLSLSAAAFESYETDGGLIGVNLSRLEDIAGMADSDQLIHLELDEETRKLHIAIDGLEYTLALINPDSIRQEPDLPDLDLPAEIVLEGRDIDRAVTASDMVSDHIELGVDDTDELFYVDAEGDTDDVHLELTAEDLIDLTAGPASSLFSLDYLKDMNKAIPKDAEVTVELGEEFPVKLHFEIAEGQGNVTYMLAPRVQSD from the coding sequence ATGTTCAACGCGATCGTCAGCGCCGACACGCTGCAGGATACGCTGGACTCCGTCAGCGTGCTGGTCGAAGAGTGCAAGATCCACCTCGAAGCGGACGGGCTGGAGATCCGGGCGGTCGATCCCGCCAACGTCGGGATGGTCGATCTCTCGCTGAGCGCCGCGGCCTTCGAATCCTACGAGACGGACGGTGGCCTCATCGGCGTCAACCTCTCGCGGCTCGAGGACATCGCGGGCATGGCCGACTCCGATCAGTTGATCCACCTCGAACTCGACGAGGAGACCCGCAAGCTCCACATCGCTATCGACGGGCTGGAGTACACGCTGGCGCTGATCAACCCCGACTCGATCCGCCAGGAACCGGACCTGCCCGATCTGGACCTGCCCGCCGAGATCGTCCTCGAAGGCCGGGACATCGATCGTGCGGTCACGGCCTCGGACATGGTCTCCGATCACATCGAACTCGGTGTCGACGACACTGACGAACTGTTCTACGTCGACGCCGAGGGCGACACCGACGACGTGCATCTCGAACTCACCGCCGAGGATCTCATCGATCTCACTGCCGGGCCGGCCAGTTCGCTGTTCTCGCTGGACTATCTCAAGGACATGAACAAGGCCATCCCGAAAGACGCCGAGGTCACGGTCGAACTGGGCGAGGAGTTCCCCGTCAAGTTGCACTTCGAGATCGCCGAGGGGCAGGGCAACGTCACCTACATGCTCGCGCCGCGGGTCCAGAGCGACTAG